One window from the genome of Haloprofundus halobius encodes:
- a CDS encoding HalOD1 output domain-containing protein encodes MSTQNHVSSASVSNGYCALFNPYVDSVVEELVETVSSIRGATPVELSPLYPVVDPDALESLFGRSNARERESHYAVTFEYEEFEVTIRSGGCMTLDPTEAT; translated from the coding sequence ATGTCGACACAGAACCACGTGAGCAGCGCTTCGGTTTCGAACGGCTACTGCGCCCTGTTCAACCCCTACGTCGACTCCGTCGTCGAGGAACTCGTGGAGACGGTCTCCTCGATCCGCGGTGCGACGCCCGTCGAGCTTTCGCCCCTCTACCCCGTCGTCGACCCGGACGCGCTGGAGTCGCTGTTCGGGCGGTCGAACGCGCGCGAGCGGGAGAGCCACTACGCCGTCACCTTCGAGTACGAAGAGTTCGAGGTGACGATTCGCAGCGGCGGCTGTATGACGCTCGACCCCACCGAAGCGACGTAG
- a CDS encoding MazG nucleotide pyrophosphohydrolase domain-containing protein: protein MQEQQRVATFLEEHDMQTEPEFRLLALVSELGELAKDVNESSDYGSNRWTIDVKRDEVGDVLVALLGFADSLDIDASEALDDALSKYETRIEETGDPSSE from the coding sequence ATGCAGGAACAACAGCGGGTAGCGACGTTTCTCGAAGAACACGACATGCAGACGGAACCGGAGTTTCGCCTGCTCGCGCTCGTCTCGGAACTCGGCGAACTCGCCAAGGACGTCAACGAGTCGTCTGACTACGGGAGCAATCGCTGGACGATAGACGTCAAACGCGACGAAGTGGGCGACGTGCTGGTCGCGCTGTTGGGGTTCGCAGACTCCCTCGACATCGACGCGAGCGAAGCGCTGGACGACGCGCTCTCGAAGTATGAAACGCGCATCGAGGAGACCGGCGACCCCTCCTCCGAGTAG
- a CDS encoding Lrp/AsnC family transcriptional regulator: MDERDITLLKAISDLGTGSPERLHEATGIPVSTIHYRLNNLKEDGVIENDLYDVDLEKFGLGVTVIVEVLADYSGSYEDVGEKLMEIEGVTQTYFTMGETDFIVIARLTGSEMVERLISEFEAVEEVDRTNSTYVISTLRDSQRVLQSYSVETLVEELAEE; this comes from the coding sequence ATGGACGAACGCGACATCACGCTTCTGAAGGCCATCTCCGACCTCGGAACCGGTAGTCCCGAGCGCCTCCACGAAGCGACCGGCATCCCGGTGTCGACGATTCACTACCGGTTGAACAACCTGAAGGAGGACGGCGTCATCGAGAACGACCTCTACGACGTGGATTTGGAGAAGTTCGGCCTCGGTGTCACCGTCATCGTCGAGGTGCTGGCCGACTACAGCGGCTCGTACGAGGACGTCGGCGAGAAACTCATGGAGATCGAGGGAGTCACGCAGACGTACTTCACGATGGGCGAGACAGATTTCATCGTCATCGCGCGGCTCACCGGCAGCGAGATGGTCGAACGGCTCATTTCGGAGTTCGAAGCCGTCGAGGAAGTCGACCGGACGAACTCGACGTACGTCATCTCGACGCTGCGGGACAGCCAACGAGTGCTGCAGAGCTACAGCGTCGAGACGCTCGTCGAGGAACTCGCCGAAGAGTAG
- a CDS encoding DMT family transporter, translated as MSLRRLYRQHSTAVLFTLLAVFWGTSFVAIEVGLHYVPPLYFAGARYAVAGAVVFAYAVATADRWVPSGRDEWLVVSIAGLFLIGAYHGMLYLGELQVSAPVAAVVISLTPVLTAVCASALLPSKGLSAGELVGLGLGLVGVVVLVAPDPTSLELGSALGVALVFLSAVSFALGSVLTRPLDSELPLVSMEAWAMLLGAGSLFVGGALRGESLAAVHVTPVAVVSFLYLTFVSGVVGFLLYFELLDRTGPTEINLIGYAEPVVATLASAALVGHVVEANAFVGFVAIFTGFGVLKRDALRAFVGGDAPVPNDAYPDAD; from the coding sequence ATGTCTCTCCGTCGTCTCTATCGCCAACATTCGACCGCAGTACTGTTCACCCTCCTCGCCGTGTTCTGGGGAACCTCCTTCGTCGCCATCGAGGTGGGCCTCCACTACGTTCCGCCGCTGTACTTCGCGGGTGCGCGCTACGCCGTCGCGGGCGCAGTCGTCTTCGCGTACGCCGTCGCGACGGCAGACCGGTGGGTACCGTCGGGTCGCGACGAGTGGCTCGTCGTGAGCATCGCCGGGCTGTTTCTCATCGGCGCGTACCACGGGATGCTGTATCTCGGTGAGCTCCAGGTCTCCGCCCCCGTCGCGGCCGTCGTCATCAGTCTCACGCCCGTTCTGACCGCCGTCTGCGCGAGTGCGCTCCTCCCGTCGAAGGGGCTGAGCGCCGGCGAACTCGTCGGCCTCGGTCTCGGCCTCGTCGGCGTCGTCGTCCTCGTCGCGCCCGACCCGACGTCGCTCGAACTCGGGTCGGCACTCGGCGTCGCGCTCGTGTTCCTCAGCGCCGTTTCGTTCGCGCTCGGCTCCGTACTGACTCGGCCGCTCGACTCCGAGTTGCCGCTCGTGTCGATGGAGGCGTGGGCGATGCTGCTCGGCGCGGGCTCGCTGTTCGTCGGCGGCGCGCTGCGCGGCGAGTCGCTCGCGGCGGTCCACGTCACGCCGGTCGCCGTCGTGTCCTTTCTCTACCTGACGTTCGTCTCCGGCGTCGTCGGCTTCCTGCTCTACTTCGAGTTGCTCGACCGGACCGGACCGACCGAAATCAACCTCATCGGCTACGCCGAACCGGTCGTCGCGACGCTCGCGAGTGCGGCGCTCGTCGGCCACGTCGTCGAGGCGAACGCGTTCGTCGGCTTCGTCGCCATCTTCACCGGGTTCGGCGTGCTGAAGCGGGACGCGCTCCGCGCATTCGTCGGTGGCGACGCGCCGGTTCCGAACGACGCCTACCCGGACGCTGACTGA
- a CDS encoding MFS transporter yields MANRLGVDPQVLALALARMTESVGNSFLIVVLPLFIGSEFVTGNSFGLTEVAITGVVLSLFGFVNSPLQPFTGRLSDRTGKRKIFVLVGLSLIGVASFSYSLASSYWHLVGLRVLQGVAGALIIPTTVALVNDLASETNRGGNMGTYNTFRLVGFGVGPIAAGAVVSAGPYAVEFGGMAAEFSGFDAAFYFATLTASVSFFLILSLIRDPEEIDADARDETDAGALDGFSVFDPAGRGVLDPVFTLGVVSFFMAVGIALFATLGDIINARLDQGPTLFGLQFAAFVLAQIFLQVPVGRATDFYGRKRFIVVGMALLVPTTFVQGMLYDPWLMFAARFAQGVAGAMVFAPALALAGDLAPDGKSGTTLSVLTMAFGFGVAFGPLAAGFLVSFGFVVPFAFGASLAAVGVVLVWTQVEETVTVRRSPFSAD; encoded by the coding sequence ATGGCGAACCGATTGGGAGTCGACCCCCAAGTGTTGGCGCTGGCGCTGGCGCGGATGACCGAGTCGGTCGGCAACTCGTTTCTCATCGTGGTGCTTCCGCTTTTCATCGGGAGCGAGTTCGTCACCGGTAACTCGTTCGGGCTGACCGAAGTCGCCATCACCGGCGTCGTGCTCTCGCTGTTCGGTTTCGTCAACAGCCCGCTACAGCCCTTCACCGGGCGGCTCTCCGACCGCACGGGCAAGCGCAAAATCTTCGTCCTCGTCGGCCTGTCGCTCATCGGCGTCGCCAGTTTCTCGTACTCGTTGGCGTCGTCGTACTGGCATCTCGTCGGCCTGCGCGTGCTCCAGGGCGTCGCCGGCGCGCTCATCATTCCGACCACCGTCGCGCTCGTCAACGACCTCGCGTCGGAGACGAACCGCGGCGGCAACATGGGGACGTACAACACGTTCAGGCTCGTCGGCTTCGGCGTCGGTCCCATCGCGGCGGGAGCCGTCGTCTCGGCCGGCCCGTACGCGGTCGAATTCGGGGGGATGGCGGCCGAGTTCAGCGGCTTCGACGCCGCGTTCTACTTCGCCACCCTCACCGCGAGCGTCAGCTTCTTTCTCATCCTCTCGTTGATTCGCGACCCCGAGGAGATAGACGCCGACGCGCGAGACGAGACGGACGCCGGCGCTCTCGACGGGTTCTCCGTCTTCGACCCGGCCGGCCGTGGTGTTCTGGACCCGGTGTTCACGCTCGGCGTCGTCTCCTTCTTCATGGCGGTCGGCATCGCGCTGTTCGCCACGCTGGGCGACATCATCAACGCCCGACTCGATCAGGGGCCGACGCTGTTCGGCCTGCAGTTCGCGGCGTTCGTCCTCGCACAGATATTCCTCCAGGTGCCGGTCGGTCGAGCGACCGACTTCTACGGCCGAAAGAGGTTCATCGTGGTCGGGATGGCACTGTTGGTCCCGACGACGTTCGTGCAAGGGATGCTGTACGACCCGTGGCTGATGTTCGCCGCCCGCTTCGCGCAGGGCGTGGCGGGGGCGATGGTGTTCGCGCCAGCGCTCGCGCTAGCGGGCGACCTCGCGCCCGACGGCAAGTCGGGGACGACGCTCTCGGTGTTGACGATGGCGTTCGGCTTCGGCGTCGCCTTCGGCCCGCTGGCGGCGGGTTTTCTGGTCTCGTTCGGCTTCGTTGTCCCGTTCGCCTTCGGCGCGTCGCTGGCGGCCGTCGGCGTCGTCTTGGTGTGGACGCAGGTCGAAGAGACCGTCACGGTGCGGCGCTCGCCCTTCTCGGCCGACTGA
- a CDS encoding MaoC family dehydratase — translation MPIYFEDLEAGATTEFGEYEVTEAEIVEFAERYDPQFFHVDPERAEETMYGGLIASGWHTASMTMRMLVDGFLSEAASLGAKGVDELRWYRPVRPGDVLTLRNEVLKKEVESDVRGLAHVRTTTTNQEGEAVFSMIGLVMFGRNPE, via the coding sequence ATGCCGATCTACTTCGAGGATCTGGAAGCGGGAGCGACGACCGAGTTCGGCGAGTACGAAGTGACCGAGGCGGAGATAGTCGAGTTCGCCGAGCGCTACGACCCGCAGTTCTTCCACGTCGACCCCGAACGAGCCGAGGAGACGATGTACGGCGGTCTCATCGCCTCCGGGTGGCACACGGCGTCGATGACGATGCGGATGCTCGTCGACGGGTTTCTCTCGGAGGCGGCCTCGCTGGGCGCGAAGGGGGTCGACGAACTTCGGTGGTATCGCCCCGTTCGACCGGGCGACGTGCTGACGCTGCGAAACGAGGTGTTGAAGAAGGAAGTCGAGAGCGACGTACGCGGTCTCGCACACGTCCGGACGACGACGACGAACCAAGAGGGCGAGGCGGTGTTCTCGATGATTGGGCTGGTGATGTTCGGTCGGAACCCCGAGTAG
- a CDS encoding RNA methyltransferase — MSRQKPVVVVVEPKTPGNVGTIARAMKNFGLSELKLVDPPELHRDGDAYGFAGHAREDVLPNAETVEFDDIVENYHTVATTAITNEDSRRHVRYPFKTPVELRESLETVETRTALVFGREGTGLDNGELEQMDEICSIPASDDYPVLNLGQAATVLMYELRELTVEETQLPDVELSRAPEEDIERFYDLFGDLLDATGYDEHKRDKTTRLMRRLVGRAHPTDREISTLLGLFRRTNRQLRHRRQLLETYDEPDRWR, encoded by the coding sequence ATGAGCAGACAGAAACCCGTCGTCGTCGTCGTCGAACCGAAGACGCCCGGCAACGTCGGCACTATCGCACGGGCGATGAAGAACTTCGGTCTCTCCGAACTGAAACTCGTCGACCCGCCGGAACTGCACCGCGACGGCGACGCCTACGGCTTCGCCGGCCACGCCCGCGAGGACGTGTTGCCGAACGCCGAGACGGTCGAGTTCGACGATATCGTCGAGAACTACCACACCGTCGCCACCACGGCCATCACGAACGAGGACAGCCGTCGCCACGTCCGCTACCCGTTCAAGACGCCGGTCGAACTCCGTGAGAGCTTGGAAACAGTCGAGACGCGCACCGCGCTCGTCTTCGGCCGCGAGGGGACCGGCCTCGACAACGGCGAACTGGAGCAAATGGACGAAATTTGCTCGATCCCCGCCAGCGACGACTACCCCGTGCTCAACCTCGGACAGGCCGCCACCGTGCTCATGTACGAACTCCGGGAACTGACCGTCGAGGAGACGCAGTTGCCGGACGTGGAGCTGTCGCGCGCGCCCGAGGAGGACATCGAACGCTTCTACGACCTCTTCGGCGACCTGCTCGACGCGACCGGCTACGACGAGCACAAACGCGACAAGACGACGCGGCTGATGCGCCGCTTGGTCGGCCGAGCGCATCCGACCGATCGCGAGATTTCGACGCTTCTCGGCCTCTTTCGGCGGACGAACCGCCAACTCAGGCACCGTCGCCAGTTGCTCGAAACGTACGACGAACCCGACCGCTGGCGATAG
- a CDS encoding riboflavin synthase, giving the protein MYTGLVEATGSISNTESAAEGRRLRVSTAFASDLAVGDSISVSGVCLTVERRSDDWFEAFATDETLSRTYLSELRVDDAVNLERPMPADGRFDGHVVKGTVDTTGTVAGIREQVEGLEFVFEVPDSFSGYLVEKGAVAVDGASLTVADYDDSTFTVAAIPETLRLTTLSEKDVGDPVHLEADVLAKYVERRLAVEAAQ; this is encoded by the coding sequence ATGTACACGGGACTGGTCGAAGCGACCGGCAGTATCTCGAACACCGAATCCGCCGCCGAGGGTCGACGACTCCGCGTCTCGACCGCTTTTGCCTCGGACCTCGCCGTCGGCGACAGTATCTCCGTCAGCGGCGTCTGTCTCACCGTCGAACGCCGGAGCGACGACTGGTTCGAGGCGTTCGCCACCGACGAGACCCTGAGTCGAACCTACCTCTCGGAGCTCCGCGTCGACGACGCGGTGAACCTCGAACGACCGATGCCCGCCGACGGCCGCTTCGACGGTCACGTGGTCAAGGGAACCGTCGACACTACCGGTACGGTCGCAGGAATTCGCGAGCAGGTGGAGGGCCTCGAGTTCGTCTTCGAGGTCCCTGATTCCTTTTCGGGCTACCTCGTCGAGAAGGGGGCCGTCGCCGTCGACGGCGCGTCGCTGACCGTCGCCGACTACGACGATTCGACGTTCACGGTCGCCGCGATTCCGGAGACGCTTCGGCTGACGACGCTCTCTGAGAAGGACGTCGGTGACCCTGTCCACCTCGAAGCCGACGTACTGGCGAAGTACGTCGAGCGGCGATTGGCGGTCGAAGCCGCACAGTAG